In Daucus carota subsp. sativus chromosome 4, DH1 v3.0, whole genome shotgun sequence, one DNA window encodes the following:
- the LOC108217187 gene encoding F-box protein CPR1-like codes for MECLPTEINTKILIGLPVKTLGQLKCVSKSFNMLLKSHHFIKRHSHQILDENSLKLVLVAASSSVHTLTITDQNLVSRVAAVPLPPDDVSKFRHPTSLVGTCMGLACLRCPPNTYSLLNPTTKEFRVLPSPGRFWTTSWPPSKVSGFGYIPSLDDFRVVCVALYKDRPYVPVIKVFSGKSDSWKTKPITVREPLFGFFSDYAVYFNGSAYWLGWSADNIDAKYQRVCLTAFDFVKEEFSTVSLHDQNIHADKIKAFVLLEGCLTVVVDEDDFTVGMWMMKEAGDAVLFNVNLELRWYDPVKDIASKLGDLRRIRSREGRIHIAKYEESLISPHDIRQGRIASIIADEEITGLKIELNKMILKLQEAEAHEKDLLEKLRIAEEAHAEEYIVMKKRIKELEDEVSRLRLGNQEARGSGNKDAAAEEVA; via the exons ATGGAGTGCTTACCAACTGAAATCAACACTAAAATTCTTATAGGCTTGCCAGTCAAAACACTAGGGCAACTGAAATGTGTATCAAAATCTTTCAACATGCTTCTCAAATCTCACCATTTCATCAAACGCCATAGCCATCAAATCTTGGATGAGAACAGTCTGAAATTAGTACTTGTAGCTGCCAGTTCGAGTGTGCACACTCTGACCATCACGGATCAGAACCTTGTATCTCGTGTCGCTGCTGTTCCATTGCCCCCGGATGATGTCAGCAAGTTCCGCCATCCCACCAGTCTGGTTGGCACGTGCATGGGGCTAGCATGCCTCCGCTGCCCCCCAAACACATACTCTCTTCTGAACCCGACTACTAAAGAGTTTCGGGTTTTGCCTAGTCCTGGTAGATTCTGGACAACGAGCTGGCCTCCGAGTAAGGTGTCAGGGTTCGGTTACATTCCATCACTGGATGATTTCAGGGTGGTTTGTGTTGCCCTTTATAAAGATCGGCCTTATGTACCAGTGATCAAGGTTTTTTCTGGTAAGTCTGACTCATGGAAGACGAAGCCGATCACGGTCAGGGAACctctttttggttttttttctgATTATGCGGTTTATTTCAATGGTTCTGCTTACTGGCTAGGCTGGTCTGCAGACAATATTGATGCGAAGTATCAACGAGTTTGCCTTACAGCGTTTGATTTTGTTAAAGAGGAATTTAGTACAGTTTCTTTACATGATCAGAATATACATGCGGACAAAATTAAGGCTTTTGTGCTGTTGGAAGGGTGCCTTACTGTTGTGGTTGACGAAGATGATTTCACTGTGGGAATGTGGATGATGAAGGAG GCAGGAGATGCCGTTTTGTTTAATGTAAATCTTGAGCTTCGATGGTATGATCCGGTGAAGGATATAGCCTCCAAGCTTGGTGATTTACGAAGGATTAGGAGTAGGGAAGGTCGAATCCACATTGCAAAGTATGAGGAGAGTCTGATTTCGCCTCATGACATTCGGCAGGGCAGAATTGCAAGCATAATAGCGGACGAG GAAATTACTGGTCTGAAAATAGAGCTTAATAAGATGATCTTGAAGCTTCAGGAGGCTGAAGCTCACGAGAAGGACCTTCTTGAGAAGCTTAGAATTGCTGAGGAGGCTCATGCTGAGGAATATATTGTTATGAAGAAGCGGATAAAGGAGCTGGAGGATGAGGTCAGTAGGCTGCGACTTGGCAATCAAGAGGCCCGGGGGTCTGGGAACAAAGACGCTGCTGCAGAGGAAGTTGCTTGA
- the LOC108217188 gene encoding F-box protein CPR1-like, whose amino-acid sequence MECLPTEINTKILIDLPVKTLGQLKCVSKSFNMLLKSPHFIKRHSEQILDQNSLKVLLVAASSSVHTLTITDHNLVSRLAAVPLPPNDVSKFRHPTSLVGTSKSLACLRCPPNTYSLLNPTTKEFRVLPNPGRFWISSWHPSKVSGFGYIPSLDDFRVVSVALYKDRPYAPVIRVYSSKADSWKTKKITVTEPLLGFISDCAVYLNGSAYWLGWSVEVDGKHRYRRLCLIAFDFVKEEFSTVSLHDENIHDEDKIKAFVVLEGCLSVVVDEDDFSVGMWMMKDLGVQESWTKSFSFRRSFLQPHVPVFPICQAEDAVLFDVNLELGWYDPVKDIASKLCDLRRIRSREGRIHIAKYEESLISPHDIRQGRIASIIADEEIACLKLELNKMILKLEEAEAHEMDLLEKLRIDEENNVLKKRIKELEDELSRLRL is encoded by the exons ATGGAGTGCTTACCAACTGAAATCAACACCAAAATTCTTATAGACTTGCCAGTCAAAACACTAGGGCAACTAAAGTGCGTATCAAAATCTTTCAACATGCTTCTCAAATCTCCCCATTTCATCAAACGCCACAGCGAGCAAATTTTGGATCAGAACAGTCTGAAAGTACTACTTGTAGCTGCCAGTTCGAGTGTGCACACTCTGACAATCACGGATCACAACCTTGTCTCTCGTCTGGCTGCTGTTCCATTGCCCCCGAATGATGTCAGCAAGTTCCGACATCCCACCAGTCTGGTTGGCACATCAAAGAGCTTAGCATGCCTGCGCTGCCCTCCAAACACATACTCTCTTCTGAACCCGACTACTAAAGAGTTTCGGGTTTTGCCTAATCCTGGTAGATTCTGGATTTCGAGTTGGCATCCGAGTAAGGTGTCCGGATTTGGTTACATTCCATCACTGGATGATTTCAGGGTGGTTAGTGTTGCCCTTTATAAAGATCGGCCTTATGCACCAGTGATCAGGGTTTATTCTAGTAAGGCTGACTCATGGAAGACCAAGAAGATCACGGTTACCGAACCACTTTTGGGTTTTATTTCTGATTGTGCGGTTTATTTAAATGGTTCCGCTTACTGGCTAGGCTGGTCTGTAGAAGTTGATGGGAAGCATCGATATCGACGACTTTGCCTCATAGCGTTTGATTTTGTTAAAGAGGAATTTAGTACAGTTTCTTTACATGATGAGAATATACATGATGAGGATAAAATTAAGGCTTTTGTGGTGTTGGAAGGGTGCCTTAGTGTTGTGGTTGATGAGGATGATTTCTCTGTGGGAATGTGGATGATGAAGGATCTTGGTGTTCAAGAGTCTTGGACCAAGAGTTTTTCGTTCAGAAGATCTTTTCTTCAACCCCATGTGCCGGTTTTCCCAATTTGCCAGGCAGAAGATGCCGTTTTGTTTGATGTAAATCTTGAGCTTGGATGGTATGATCCGGTGAAGGATATAGCCTCCAAGCTTTGTGATTTACGAAGGATTAGGAGTAGGGAAGGTCGAATCCACATTGCAAAGTATGAGGAGAGTCTGATTTCGCCTCATGACATTCGGCAGGGCAGAATTGCAAGCATAATAGCGGACGAG GAGATTGCTTGTCTGAAATTAGAGCTTAATAAGATGATCCTGAAGCTTGAGGAGGCTGAAGCTCACGAGATGGATCTTCTGGAGAAGCTTAGAATTGATGAGGAGAATAATGTTCTGAAGAAGCGGATCAAGGAGCTGGAGGATGAGCTCAGTAGGCTGCGACTTTGA
- the LOC108217189 gene encoding uncharacterized protein LOC108217189: MEPNCRCGTAAALKTSWTDSNPGRRFWGCMRFKDNRSNACNFHQWFDPPMCARSKAIIPGLLRRIRNLEDDAKKNEAAAGVNRPVKRKKSILVLLFVLLIVWVFVRANKNASPSVLELP; the protein is encoded by the exons ATGGAGCCTAACTGTAGGTGTGGAACAGCTGCTGCTTTGAAGACATCGTGGACTGATTCTAATCCGGGGAGGCGATTCTGGGGATGTATGAGATTCAAG GATAACAGAAGCAATGCTTGTAACTTTCACCAATGGTTTGATCCACCCATGTGTGCAAGATCAAAAGCAATAATCCCAGGACTGTTGCGGCGCATTCGAAATCTCGAAGATGATGCAAAGAAAAATGAGGCTGCAGCTGGTGTGAACAGACCCGTGAAGAGAAAAAAGTCCATACTGGTTttgttgtttgtgttgttaATAGTATGGGTGTTTGTAAGGGCAAACAAAAATGCTTCACCTAGTGTGTTAGAACTACCCTAG